The DNA window TTCACcctaaaaacataaacaaacacatatacTTTGCATAGAACAATAACCACAAGCGAAAGGCAGATAAAACTCACTTCAGAGACACAAGTTTGCGGTTGTAATGCAGAACTTCTGCAAGGGCCTGAGCGCCTTCATCCTCGATAGCATTATTCTGGAAGCTGTTCAGTGATAAGAGACACTTCACCTCAAGTTGAcccatttcattttcttgttgtgTACATCAAACAGAATCCATGGCAATCATACTAACTTGACTGTGACCAAGACTTGGTTCATTTTCAGAGACTCTGCCAGGAACTTCGCTCCTTTCGATCCAATGTTGTTGTTCCGGAGGCTAAATTATAAACAGGTAGTAAGATTATGTACACCAGCGAAGCAATGTACATAAAATATGACGATAAAGACCATGACCACACAGCATTAAATCTATATTTAATACTTGTTTACCAGGATAAATTTAAACATCTCTgaaataatttgttaaaatcGAGAGATAATGCAATCAGGAAATTCCAGGAATTAATATGACCCAGTGTGTTCAGTGTTACATTAAACACTGCTGAACAATTCGTTCAAATTCATCTCCTGTTTCTCACGGTTTACacctggttttttttgtttgtttgtttttttccaacttATGGACCACTTTTCAGGTACGttttataaaaaatgaaatacagcaaTTTACTGTATTTAGGCAGTGCACCCAAGATAAGTTTAGTGGAGAAGAAGCagaacaattttcttttttgaactCCAAAACATGACGGCTGCTCACGTAATTCAATTGCAATTAGTGGCACCAAACAGTTCTCACTTCAGAGAAGTTAATGTCCGGTTCACCAAGAGGGCTCGGCTCAGTGATTTGGCCCCTTTATTGCTGATGGAATTCTCTGCCAAACTGAGaccatgaatgaaaaaatacaatcatATATTAGACACTATTATTGATAACCACATGTAAATTCATACACACATTAATCCTACAAACCCGCAGTCATTACAAATGTACCATTGTAATCAACAAGCTACTTCATTCTGTATTAATTATACTGCTTTTGTGTACAATCTGCAATCAAGATCAATGAAATGGCTTGAAACACAAGACTTTTTATAACTATAACTGTACTAGGCTGATGAGTAGTTAAAATATTGGTATCACCTTATCTCACCTTATTTCTTGTATATGACAGTCTTTGGCACTCAGGAGGCTTCCCAGCAATTCCATGACATCATCGTTAAAGTTATTATTCTCTAACCTGTAGAATAGATCATTTTAATCCCACTACTGAGTTTAAATTTTAGTGTGAGACAGTGCTTTGGTTAGCTGACCTGAGATGGTGGCAGTACAGCAGCTGTGGGAGCAAACATTTCACTGTTGTGTAGGTGAGGGCACCTGTTAGATTGGTCTGTTCACTGCATTCTGGGGACACATGCAAAAGATAGCCCAGCACAACGCTTGATGCCCGTGTCAACTTTCCCGCTAGTCTACCAAACTTTAGATCTTCTTCCACTCTCCGCAGCAGTTCTGTATGTTGTAGTTCCTGTAAACAGTAAGCTATGTTGACAGCTCGCAGGGACACAGCAGCAACCCCGCTGACCAAGAGGCCTTGTAAGAACCCTGCTGCCCATGTCTTCTGATTGCCATCATCTTTCCCAACAGTCAAAAGCCCAGTAAGAGGTTTCAATGCTACTGAAGACAGAAGGCCTGTCAGGAAGCGCACAAACACATCCAAGTGACCATCTTCAGCTTGTTGGGAGTGCTGAAAGGCACTTTTAAAGTGGTTCTGAAACCCAATCTTAGGCCAAGACATGGTACTCTCTGAGAATAAGTCAAAGATGGCACGCTTTGATGAGACATAGTAGAAAGTAGCTGCAAGAAACTCCTGGACAGTCAAATGAGTGAACTGGTATGTTGTGCAGATGGCCGACTCCTCCCAATTAAGAACAGTCCCGAGACTGCATTGAGTTGAAAGCAGATCTATCCCATAAGCCTTGAGGTCCTGCTCACTAAATGTGTATTTGCACTTCAGGAGCCCATAAAAAGCCAGTCGTCCAAGATTTCCAAATAGTTTACGATTGGTCCCATGGAGTTGCTCCATTTTTATTGGCTCCTTGCCTCTTGGCTCACCCATTTCTGCCTTCATTGCACAAAATTGAGCATATAGTTCGGTAAAAGTCCTTGGAAGACTCTCTTCTCTTCCGCTCTGCAAGATGTACACCAGAGTATTGGTGACTATCCAGCAAATGCATGGAATGTAGCACATCACCATTATGATCTGATGAGATTCCAAGTGTGCCCATATTTTACTGGCAAATTCTCTCTCAGACAAGTGGTGATTGAGGAAGACATGGATGTCATTCGGACTGAAACCTGGGATCTCAGTAAGCCTGTCAACCAATCCTCCCGGGATTTGTGAGGCAACTCCTGGCCGGGAAGTCACCCACACTGATACGTCAGGGAGCAAATTCCCACGAATGATGTTGGTGACAAGGTCATCAATGGGGACTTCTTTCTTTGGATCATTGCAGGGGACTGCATCAGAAAAATTTAAAGTGCAGCGGAATTTGTCTAAACCATCAAATATTAGCATTGTGCGGCACAAACCACTCAGGACTAGACTGAGATCTTTCAGATGAGGAAAAGCTATTTTCAAAAGCCGCTCAGCAGAAACTTTTTCCAATGAGTTGAGCTCACAGAAAGTAAGAGGCAAAACAAAGCTCACATCTGTAGAGATGACTCCATGACTCCACTGTCTGACGAAGTGTCGGACACAGCTGGTCTTGCCAATGCCTGCCACCCCAACTGTGAGGGAGAACCTGGGAGGTAAACTGACCCGAGTCAGAGGCTCCAAGAATTTGTCCAACTCAAGCTGTCTGAGATGATATCTTTTCCTTCCTCGAGTCACCCCAACTTGCATCAAGTCATGTTCCTTTTGCTGGAGGTCTGAAAGTCCTTCGATAAGAAGTAAAGTTCTAGAGGAGGTGTTCAGTTTGGGGCAGCTGACTGAATCCCTGTCCCTGTGTCTGTCATATTGCCTTAACAACGCCTCTTTGTGCTCCTTCACCATGGAATCTGCAAAGACACAGTTGACTCAGGTtgatataaattatattttcatggacagTAAAGTTTCTTATATTTTGATTATCAAGTAGTTGAAACTGTActtcaaacatattttagaTTTACATTTGAGGTTTTATCGCAATAATTTTTCAACCGCTCTCCAATGCAttccatttacacacacatatgcacaatGGAGCGCTGATCACCCTGTGAGGATCTCATCACCTCATCATTTTGACTGATATTTGATAGGTTGTCAAGAGGATTCAGTAATTGAACAATAATCCAAGCTATTATTTGGATGAGCTACTTAAATACCTGAGCTGCAAGTTGATACACATATACTtgagaataataaaaacagagacCAAAATCCAGATCACTACTCTTACTGTGGTTCATGATGAGCTGGGCCACC is part of the Antennarius striatus isolate MH-2024 chromosome 21, ASM4005453v1, whole genome shotgun sequence genome and encodes:
- the nlrc3 gene encoding NLR family CARD domain-containing protein 3, which codes for MERKIHYDSVLDRSKSIMWQEDCYMDLQSTSSSVASQAETEDLGWIQKNADQLQRFISATFLETLLAHLSKVDVLSLDDLSKIKEAGQLQDQVKMLTTIVTCKETQGCAVLRGFIESSDSQVAQLIMNHNSMVKEHKEALLRQYDRHRDRDSVSCPKLNTSSRTLLLIEGLSDLQQKEHDLMQVGVTRGRKRYHLRQLELDKFLEPLTRVSLPPRFSLTVGVAGIGKTSCVRHFVRQWSHGVISTDVSFVLPLTFCELNSLEKVSAERLLKIAFPHLKDLSLVLSGLCRTMLIFDGLDKFRCTLNFSDAVPCNDPKKEVPIDDLVTNIIRGNLLPDVSVWVTSRPGVASQIPGGLVDRLTEIPGFSPNDIHVFLNHHLSEREFASKIWAHLESHQIIMVMCYIPCICWIVTNTLVYILQSGREESLPRTFTELYAQFCAMKAEMGEPRGKEPIKMEQLHGTNRKLFGNLGRLAFYGLLKCKYTFSEQDLKAYGIDLLSTQCSLGTVLNWEESAICTTYQFTHLTVQEFLAATFYYVSSKRAIFDLFSESTMSWPKIGFQNHFKSAFQHSQQAEDGHLDVFVRFLTGLLSSVALKPLTGLLTVGKDDGNQKTWAAGFLQGLLVSGVAAVSLRAVNIAYCLQELQHTELLRRVEEDLKFGRLAGKLTRASSVVLGYLLHVSPECSEQTNLTGALTYTTVKCLLPQLLYCHHLRLENNNFNDDVMELLGSLLSAKDCHIQEISLAENSISNKGAKSLSRALLVNRTLTSLNLRNNNIGSKGAKFLAESLKMNQVLVTVNFQNNAIEDEGAQALAEVLHYNRKLVSLNIQKNMIGPRGAKSIADALKTNRTLTNLILCSNQLGDKGTIALAEALAINQTLLSLQLQSNSVSNRGMTALTTALRLNHGLVSLNLRENSIGVEGAKNMAHALQENNSLQELDLTANLLHDEGVQAIAGAIKFNQCLTTLHLQWNFIRSSATKVLAHALLHNATMQLLDLQENAIGNEGIAYLAEALKTNASLHILCLQGVSMGTSGAIAMAKALMINQTLEILDLRGNAVGMEGAKALAKALKSNRSLKSLNLQENTLGMDGAIFIATALKRNHQLTYINLQVNGIGESGAKVISDTIRSNAPGCVVDI